In one Umezawaea sp. Da 62-37 genomic region, the following are encoded:
- a CDS encoding rhomboid family intramembrane serine protease produces the protein MDSTRVQAPRQLSKRIIPPQPLLSAAVVAGFVGLLFVIEAVDTALGHTLDDDGVIPRDFTQWDNLIWYPLLHGGWSHLTGNAVPLLILGFLATSGGLKQFSQVTVVIWLTSGLGIWLVGSPASHIGASGLIFGYLAFLLVRGIFARSPLQILVAVAVFTAYGWALWGVLPGQPGVSWEGHLFGALGGILAAWGVARDARHERVAVPASLGV, from the coding sequence GTGGACTCGACACGGGTGCAGGCTCCCAGGCAGCTCTCCAAGCGGATCATCCCGCCGCAGCCGCTGCTGTCCGCGGCGGTCGTCGCGGGCTTCGTGGGGCTGCTCTTCGTGATCGAGGCGGTCGACACCGCGCTCGGGCACACGCTCGACGACGACGGCGTGATCCCGCGCGACTTCACCCAGTGGGACAACCTCATCTGGTACCCGCTGCTGCACGGCGGCTGGAGCCACCTGACCGGCAACGCGGTGCCGCTGCTGATCCTCGGCTTCCTGGCGACCTCGGGAGGGCTCAAGCAGTTCTCGCAGGTCACCGTCGTCATCTGGCTGACCAGCGGGCTCGGCATCTGGCTCGTCGGCTCGCCCGCGAGCCACATCGGCGCCTCTGGGCTGATCTTCGGCTACCTCGCGTTCCTGCTCGTGCGCGGCATCTTCGCGCGCAGCCCGTTGCAGATCCTGGTGGCCGTCGCGGTGTTCACGGCGTACGGCTGGGCCCTGTGGGGCGTGCTGCCCGGCCAGCCCGGCGTCTCCTGGGAGGGCCACCTGTTCGGCGCGCTCGGCGGCATCCTGGCCGCGTGGGGCGTGGCCAGGGACGCGCGCCACGAGCGGGTCGCGGTGCCAGCTAGCCTCGGGGTGTGA
- the murI gene encoding glutamate racemase yields the protein MTSADDPIGIFDSGGGGLTVARAIMEQLPGERIRYIGDTANSPYGPLPIAEVRRHALALADRLVADGAKMIVMACNTASAACLRDARERYDVPVVEVIIPAVRRAVATTRTGRIGVIGTASTINSGAYQDSFAAARDVEVTAVACPRFVDFVERGTTSGRQVLGLAQGYLEPLQQADVDTLVLGCTHYPLLTGVLQIVMGENVTLVSSAEETVKDVMRVLTERDLFREGEPDQLFTCTGPLAPFTKLARRFLPQLGVTSFHTTG from the coding sequence GTGACTTCAGCGGACGACCCGATCGGCATCTTCGACTCCGGCGGCGGCGGGCTCACCGTCGCGCGGGCGATCATGGAGCAGCTGCCGGGCGAGCGGATCCGCTACATCGGCGACACCGCGAACAGCCCGTACGGGCCGCTGCCGATCGCCGAGGTCCGCAGGCACGCGCTGGCGCTGGCCGACCGGCTGGTGGCCGACGGTGCCAAGATGATCGTGATGGCCTGCAACACCGCGTCCGCGGCCTGCCTGCGCGACGCCCGCGAGCGCTACGACGTGCCCGTGGTCGAGGTGATCATCCCGGCCGTGCGGCGAGCGGTCGCCACCACCCGCACCGGCCGCATCGGCGTGATCGGCACCGCCAGCACGATCAACTCCGGCGCGTACCAGGACTCGTTCGCCGCCGCCCGCGACGTCGAGGTGACCGCGGTGGCGTGCCCCCGGTTCGTCGACTTCGTCGAGCGCGGCACCACGTCGGGCCGCCAGGTGCTCGGGCTGGCGCAGGGGTACCTGGAGCCGCTCCAGCAGGCCGACGTCGACACCCTCGTGCTCGGCTGCACGCACTACCCGCTGCTGACCGGAGTCCTCCAGATCGTGATGGGGGAGAACGTGACGCTGGTGTCCAGCGCCGAGGAGACGGTCAAGGACGTCATGCGGGTGCTCACCGAGCGCGACCTGTTCCGCGAGGGCGAACCCGACCAGCTGTTCACCTGCACCGGCCCGCTGGCCCCGTTCACCAAGCTGGCCAGGCGCTTCCTACCCCAACTGGGTGTCACTTCGTTTCACACCACGGGGTGA
- a CDS encoding MBL fold metallo-hydrolase, which translates to MLLTVLGCSGGLPGPDAAASGYLLESDGFRLVVDFGSGALAALQTRCDAFEVDALLLSRLCPDHCSDLTALTVLRRYHPDPPYDTTARRLPVHAPGEAPDRFARAYAENADELARTDLSDVFDFRPLVEGTIHIGPFEVVSAHDAGGRVFGFRITSGGVSLAYTGLTLVLPLAAGVDLLLAEAGRGGCPGTSATEAGVGRVLLTHIEPWADHQALLAHARAGFAGPVELARQGESYRIG; encoded by the coding sequence GTGCTCCTGACCGTTCTCGGCTGCTCAGGCGGCCTGCCCGGACCCGACGCCGCCGCGTCGGGCTACCTCCTCGAGTCCGACGGCTTCCGGCTCGTCGTCGACTTCGGCAGCGGTGCCCTCGCCGCGCTCCAGACCCGCTGCGACGCGTTCGAGGTCGACGCGCTGCTGCTGTCGCGGCTGTGCCCCGACCACTGCAGCGACCTCACCGCGCTGACCGTGCTGCGCCGCTACCACCCCGACCCGCCCTACGACACGACCGCGCGGCGGCTGCCCGTGCACGCCCCCGGTGAGGCTCCGGACCGGTTCGCCAGGGCCTACGCGGAGAACGCCGACGAGCTGGCGCGGACCGACCTGTCCGACGTCTTCGACTTCCGGCCGCTCGTCGAGGGGACCATCCACATAGGACCGTTCGAGGTCGTCTCCGCCCATGACGCCGGGGGTCGGGTGTTCGGGTTCCGCATCACCTCGGGCGGGGTCTCATTGGCCTACACGGGGCTGACCCTGGTGCTGCCGCTGGCGGCCGGGGTCGACCTGCTGCTGGCCGAAGCGGGCCGCGGCGGCTGCCCCGGCACCTCCGCCACCGAGGCCGGGGTCGGCCGGGTGCTGCTCACGCACATCGAACCCTGGGCCGATCACCAGGCCCTGCTCGCCCACGCGCGCGCGGGGTTCGCCGGTCCGGTGGAACTCGCGAGGCAGGGGGAGAGCTACCGGATTGGCTAG
- a CDS encoding hemerythrin domain-containing protein codes for MATDVVELILADHRRFEELFRDLRDRTADRTTLLGELAELLVAHAEAEESKVYSALKRYKEVDDDEVDHGAEEHAEGHQALLALMEVSDTESDEWEDKLEELVEALNHHVDEEERTILNDAREQVADERRAELGKDFLEERQERISDGCGDIEYVRRLAKATADRID; via the coding sequence ATGGCTACCGATGTCGTCGAGCTGATCCTGGCCGACCACCGCCGGTTCGAAGAGCTGTTCCGCGACCTGAGGGACCGCACCGCCGACCGCACCACCCTCCTGGGCGAGCTCGCGGAGCTGCTCGTGGCGCACGCCGAGGCGGAGGAGTCGAAGGTCTACTCGGCGCTCAAGCGCTACAAGGAGGTCGACGACGACGAGGTCGACCACGGCGCCGAGGAGCACGCCGAGGGCCACCAGGCGCTGCTCGCGCTCATGGAGGTCTCCGACACCGAGTCCGACGAGTGGGAGGACAAGCTCGAGGAGCTCGTCGAGGCGCTCAACCACCACGTCGACGAGGAGGAGCGGACCATCCTCAACGACGCCCGCGAGCAGGTCGCCGACGAGCGCCGCGCCGAACTGGGCAAGGACTTCCTCGAGGAGCGCCAGGAGCGGATCTCCGACGGCTGCGGCGACATCGAGTACGTCCGCAGGCTGGCCAAGGCCACGGCCGACCGGATCGACTAG
- a CDS encoding OsmC family protein, producing MSSVEVRRVGQHSFVASNGRGAEVRIGRKDQDGSFSPVELLLAAAAGCAAVTAETLITRRAGGFTARADHVQAEGAHEVGTVPVSLDYDLSGLDDAQREALEAVVRRAVDQLCTVTRTLKQSATTPLTLP from the coding sequence GTGTCGAGCGTAGAGGTGCGGCGGGTCGGTCAGCACAGCTTCGTCGCGTCCAACGGGCGCGGCGCCGAGGTCCGGATCGGGCGCAAGGACCAGGACGGGTCCTTCAGCCCGGTCGAGCTGCTGCTGGCCGCCGCGGCGGGGTGCGCCGCGGTGACGGCCGAGACGCTGATCACCCGTCGTGCCGGTGGGTTCACGGCACGGGCCGACCACGTGCAGGCCGAGGGCGCGCACGAGGTCGGCACCGTGCCGGTGTCGCTGGACTACGACCTGTCCGGGTTGGACGACGCCCAGCGGGAAGCGCTGGAGGCCGTGGTGCGCCGGGCCGTCGACCAGCTGTGCACGGTCACGCGCACGCTGAAGCAGTCGGCGACCACGCCGTTGACCCTGCCCTGA
- a CDS encoding DUF2231 domain-containing protein — MALADDLVTLDGIPAHPLLVHAVVVLLPLAAVGAIVLAVRPQWRRKFAWPVLALTVAGVGAVPLAQKAGEQLEAKLAGLDNPLIAKHADLGNDLLPFALGFLVAVVLLVVAGRLADRERTAAAESPDVPKTWRRIAIAMSVLVVLAGVASTVQTVRIGHSGATAVWDGVGTG; from the coding sequence ATGGCACTCGCAGACGACCTGGTGACGCTCGACGGGATACCGGCGCACCCCCTTCTGGTCCACGCCGTCGTGGTCCTGCTGCCCCTCGCGGCGGTGGGCGCGATCGTGTTGGCGGTCCGGCCGCAGTGGCGGCGCAAGTTCGCGTGGCCCGTGCTGGCGCTGACCGTGGCGGGCGTGGGAGCGGTACCGCTGGCCCAGAAGGCCGGTGAGCAGTTGGAGGCGAAGCTCGCGGGCCTGGACAACCCGCTGATCGCGAAGCACGCGGACCTGGGCAACGACCTGCTGCCGTTCGCGCTGGGCTTCCTGGTGGCGGTGGTGCTGCTGGTGGTCGCGGGACGCCTCGCCGACCGCGAGCGGACGGCCGCGGCGGAGTCGCCGGACGTCCCGAAGACGTGGCGGCGCATCGCGATCGCGATGTCGGTGCTGGTGGTGCTCGCGGGTGTCGCGAGCACCGTGCAGACCGTCCGGATCGGACACAGCGGCGCGACGGCCGTGTGGGACGGCGTGGGCACGGGCTGA
- the rph gene encoding ribonuclease PH has product MLRTDGRNDDVLRDIRITRGYQQWPAGSVLVEFGNTRVLCAASVTEGVPRWRAGSGLGWVTAEYAMLPSATHSRSDRESVKGRIGGRTHEISRLIGRSLRACIDLAALGENTIVIDCDVIQADGGTRTAAVTGGYVALADAITWLGAAGRLADPKPLACAVSAVSVGVVDGRVRLDLPYEEDSRAEVDMNVVATDAGTLIEVQGTGEGATFARSTLDKMLDFALAGCAELNRLQAEALAAPYPGVLPEPKPKKSRS; this is encoded by the coding sequence GTGCTGAGGACCGATGGCAGGAACGACGACGTGCTGCGCGACATCCGGATCACCCGCGGCTACCAGCAGTGGCCTGCTGGCTCCGTGCTGGTGGAGTTCGGCAACACCAGGGTGCTGTGCGCCGCGAGCGTGACCGAGGGTGTGCCGCGCTGGCGGGCGGGCTCCGGGCTGGGGTGGGTGACGGCCGAGTACGCGATGCTGCCGTCCGCCACGCACAGCCGCAGCGACCGCGAGTCCGTGAAGGGCAGGATCGGCGGCCGCACCCACGAGATCAGCAGGCTGATCGGCCGCTCGCTGCGCGCGTGCATCGACCTGGCCGCGCTGGGCGAGAACACCATCGTGATCGACTGCGACGTCATCCAGGCCGACGGCGGCACCCGCACCGCGGCCGTGACCGGCGGTTACGTCGCGCTGGCCGACGCCATCACCTGGCTCGGCGCCGCGGGCCGCCTCGCCGACCCGAAGCCGTTGGCGTGCGCCGTCTCGGCCGTCTCGGTGGGCGTCGTGGACGGCCGCGTCCGGCTGGACCTGCCGTACGAGGAGGACTCGCGGGCGGAGGTCGACATGAACGTCGTCGCCACCGACGCGGGCACGCTCATCGAGGTGCAGGGCACCGGCGAGGGCGCCACCTTCGCCAGGTCCACCCTGGACAAGATGCTCGACTTCGCGTTGGCGGGCTGCGCCGAGCTGAACCGCCTCCAGGCCGAGGCGCTCGCCGCCCCGTACCCCGGCGTCCTGCCCGAGCCGAAGCCGAAGAAGTCGCGCTCGTGA
- the rdgB gene encoding RdgB/HAM1 family non-canonical purine NTP pyrophosphatase, with translation MTRLLLASRNAKKLAELRRILAAEGLDGIEVVGLDDVAPFPEAPETEPTFEGNALAKARDAAVATGLPSVADDSGIAIDALNGMPGVLSARWSGKHGDDQANVDLVLGQLGDVPDDRRGGGFVCAAALVVPGGESTVVRGEWRGTIARGMTGTNGFGYDPIFVPEEHEVTSAQMTPEEKDALSHRGRALRLLLPNLRALA, from the coding sequence GTGACCCGGCTCCTGCTGGCGTCCCGCAACGCCAAGAAGTTGGCGGAACTGCGCCGCATCCTGGCCGCCGAGGGCCTCGACGGCATCGAGGTCGTCGGCCTCGACGACGTCGCGCCCTTCCCCGAGGCCCCGGAGACCGAGCCCACGTTCGAGGGCAACGCCCTCGCCAAGGCCCGCGACGCCGCTGTCGCGACCGGTCTGCCGTCGGTCGCCGACGACTCCGGCATCGCGATCGACGCCCTCAACGGCATGCCCGGCGTGCTCTCGGCCCGCTGGTCCGGCAAGCACGGCGACGACCAGGCCAACGTGGACCTGGTGCTCGGCCAGCTCGGCGACGTCCCCGACGACCGGCGTGGCGGCGGTTTCGTGTGCGCGGCGGCGCTGGTGGTGCCGGGTGGCGAGTCGACCGTGGTGCGGGGCGAGTGGCGCGGGACGATCGCGCGCGGGATGACCGGCACCAACGGCTTCGGGTACGACCCGATCTTCGTGCCCGAGGAGCACGAGGTCACGTCGGCGCAGATGACGCCGGAGGAGAAGGACGCCCTGTCGCACCGCGGCCGGGCGCTGAGGCTGCTGCTGCCGAACCTGAGGGCGTTGGCCTGA
- the bcp gene encoding thioredoxin-dependent thiol peroxidase, with amino-acid sequence MSEQQRLSPGDQAPAFTLPDSEGKPVSLSDYLGRSVVVYFYPAAGTPGCTKQACDFRDSIGTLGESGYNVVGISPDKPEKLAEFATAEGLNFPLLSDVDRSVLAAWGAYGEKQNYGKTVVGVIRSTFLVDAEGKIAKAMYNVRATGHVAKLLRELPA; translated from the coding sequence ATGAGCGAGCAGCAGCGCCTTTCCCCCGGCGACCAGGCGCCGGCGTTCACCCTCCCCGACAGCGAGGGCAAGCCGGTCTCCCTGTCGGACTACCTGGGTCGATCCGTCGTCGTCTACTTCTACCCCGCGGCCGGCACGCCCGGCTGCACGAAGCAGGCGTGCGACTTCCGCGACAGCATCGGGACCCTCGGCGAATCCGGCTATAACGTCGTCGGCATCTCGCCCGACAAGCCCGAGAAGCTCGCCGAGTTCGCCACCGCCGAGGGCCTGAACTTCCCGCTCCTGTCCGATGTGGACCGCTCGGTCCTGGCCGCGTGGGGCGCGTACGGCGAGAAGCAGAACTACGGCAAGACGGTGGTCGGCGTGATCCGCTCGACGTTCCTCGTGGACGCCGAGGGCAAGATCGCCAAGGCCATGTACAACGTCCGCGCGACCGGCCACGTGGCCAAGCTGCTGCGGGAACTGCCCGCCTGA
- a CDS encoding LLM class flavin-dependent oxidoreductase — protein sequence MSRLRDVPLSVLDLAIIGSGSDATAALRNTTELAQQVERLGYQRFWLAEHHGMPGIASSSPAVLIGHIASATSTLRVGSGGVMLPNHAPLVIAEQFGTLTALHPGRIDLGIGRAPGTDQKTARALRRTTGALSAEDFPQQLTELVGYFDGTEDISAVPAGGNKPPVWLLGSSGYSAQVAGILGLPFAFAHHFSAENTLPALALYRQNFRPSAVLSEPYAMICAAVMAADTMEHARWISGPAALSFLRLRSGNPGLFPTPEEAAEHPYSDLERMFIEDRASSMVIGDPETVDKGLAKLLDDTQADELMITTMVHSNADRIRSYELISELAGHPVAV from the coding sequence ATGAGCAGACTCCGCGACGTCCCGCTGTCCGTACTAGACCTGGCCATCATCGGCAGCGGTTCGGACGCGACCGCGGCGCTGCGGAACACGACCGAACTCGCCCAGCAGGTCGAACGCCTCGGGTACCAGCGGTTCTGGCTGGCCGAGCACCACGGCATGCCGGGCATCGCCAGCTCGTCGCCCGCCGTGCTCATCGGGCACATCGCCTCCGCCACCAGCACGCTGCGCGTCGGCTCCGGCGGCGTGATGCTGCCCAACCACGCGCCGCTCGTCATCGCGGAGCAGTTCGGCACGCTCACCGCCCTGCACCCCGGCCGCATCGACCTCGGCATCGGCCGCGCGCCCGGCACCGACCAGAAGACCGCCCGCGCGCTGCGCCGCACCACCGGCGCGCTGTCCGCGGAGGACTTCCCGCAGCAGCTCACCGAACTGGTGGGGTACTTCGACGGCACCGAGGACATCAGCGCCGTGCCCGCGGGCGGCAACAAGCCCCCCGTGTGGCTGCTCGGCTCCAGCGGCTACAGCGCGCAGGTCGCGGGCATCCTGGGCCTGCCGTTCGCGTTCGCCCACCACTTCAGCGCGGAGAACACGCTGCCCGCGCTGGCCCTGTACCGGCAGAACTTCCGGCCGTCCGCAGTGCTCAGCGAGCCGTACGCGATGATCTGCGCCGCCGTGATGGCCGCCGACACGATGGAGCACGCCCGGTGGATCTCCGGTCCCGCCGCGCTGTCGTTCCTGCGGCTGCGCAGCGGCAACCCCGGCCTGTTCCCGACGCCGGAGGAGGCCGCCGAGCACCCGTACAGCGACCTGGAGCGGATGTTCATCGAGGACCGGGCGTCGTCGATGGTCATCGGCGACCCGGAGACCGTCGACAAGGGCCTGGCCAAGCTGCTCGACGACACGCAGGCCGACGAACTCATGATCACGACGATGGTGCACTCCAACGCCGACCGGATCCGGTCGTACGAGCTGATCAGCGAGCTGGCCGGGCACCCGGTCGCGGTGTGA
- a CDS encoding NAD(P)-binding domain-containing protein, producing MIEVDVAVVGAGQAGLSSGYFLRRAGLEHVVLDADAGPGGAWRHRWPTLRMATVHGVHDLPGMPFEVVDDSAPANEVLPAYFADFERRNGIDVVRPVTVTAVREGVDGRLLVESADETWSARALINATGTWTRPFWPRYPGQETFRGRQLHTADYARPEEFAGQHVVVVGGGSSAIQLQLEIARHATVTWVTRREPLFTDEPFTHEIGRAVVARVDEAVRAGRPPASVVSVTGLFRTPEVRAAQEAGLLDRLPLFDRITPTGVAWADGREVRADAILWATGFRAAIDHLSPLRLRGPGGGIRLDGTRVVADPRVHLVGYGPSASTVGASRAGRAAVREIGELLAPALV from the coding sequence GTGATCGAAGTCGACGTCGCGGTGGTCGGAGCGGGGCAGGCTGGTCTGTCCAGCGGGTACTTCCTGCGCAGGGCTGGGCTGGAGCACGTGGTGCTGGACGCCGACGCGGGTCCCGGCGGCGCGTGGCGGCACCGCTGGCCGACGCTGCGGATGGCGACCGTGCACGGCGTCCACGACCTGCCGGGGATGCCGTTCGAGGTGGTCGACGACAGCGCGCCCGCCAACGAGGTGCTGCCCGCCTACTTCGCCGACTTCGAACGTCGCAACGGGATCGACGTCGTCCGCCCGGTGACCGTGACCGCGGTCCGCGAGGGCGTCGACGGCAGGCTGCTGGTCGAGAGCGCCGACGAGACCTGGTCCGCCCGCGCGCTGATCAACGCCACCGGCACGTGGACGCGCCCGTTCTGGCCGCGCTACCCCGGCCAGGAGACCTTCCGCGGCCGCCAGCTGCACACCGCGGACTACGCGCGCCCCGAGGAGTTCGCCGGGCAGCACGTCGTGGTCGTCGGCGGCGGCTCGTCGGCGATCCAGCTCCAGCTGGAGATCGCGCGGCACGCCACCGTCACCTGGGTCACCCGCCGCGAGCCGCTGTTCACCGACGAGCCGTTCACCCACGAGATCGGCCGCGCCGTGGTGGCGCGGGTCGACGAGGCAGTCCGCGCGGGCCGCCCACCCGCCAGCGTCGTCAGCGTCACGGGCCTGTTCCGCACGCCCGAGGTGCGCGCCGCGCAGGAAGCCGGCCTGCTGGACCGGCTGCCGCTGTTCGACCGGATCACGCCCACCGGCGTCGCCTGGGCCGACGGCCGCGAGGTCCGCGCCGACGCGATCCTGTGGGCCACCGGCTTCCGCGCCGCGATCGACCACCTGTCCCCGCTGCGCCTGCGCGGTCCCGGCGGCGGCATCAGGCTCGACGGCACCCGCGTGGTCGCCGATCCCCGCGTCCACCTGGTCGGCTACGGCCCGTCGGCCAGCACCGTCGGCGCGTCGAGGGCCGGTCGCGCGGCTGTGCGGGAGATCGGGGAACTGCTGGCGCCCGCACTAGTCTGA
- a CDS encoding sensor histidine kinase, with protein MGKALRLLVGLLLGFLAALVELPLLAVAWSSDRVVTRLADLERRRLLVLLGVDSAEPLDRQARRFVAVRALVGLLGGVVLAWLGYGLYWAVVIAWMLATGELNLSNLSELGWSALAGVVLLYVEVQGIAGVVALERKAAHRFLGMGERELLRRRVEQLALSRAGIVEAVDAERRRIERDLHDGVQQRLVALGMLLGRARRNPARAEDLLRQAHEESARVLDDLREVAWRVYPAALDSLGLGEAVAAVADRSAIPVRVDCLLDGDVDGHVETAAYFVVCEAVTNAAKHSGATGISVGISRDDGGVRVWIEDDGRGGADPRGGGLAGLARRVSALDGTFTVSSPAGGPTTITAELPCG; from the coding sequence GTGGGGAAAGCGCTTCGTCTGCTCGTCGGGCTGCTGCTCGGCTTCCTCGCGGCACTCGTCGAACTCCCGCTGCTCGCCGTCGCGTGGTCGTCCGACCGCGTGGTGACCCGGCTCGCGGACCTGGAACGCCGACGGCTGCTGGTCCTGCTCGGTGTGGACAGCGCCGAACCCCTCGACCGGCAGGCGCGGCGGTTCGTGGCCGTGCGCGCGCTGGTCGGCCTGCTCGGCGGCGTGGTGCTGGCGTGGTTGGGCTACGGCCTGTACTGGGCGGTGGTGATCGCCTGGATGCTGGCGACCGGGGAGCTGAACCTCTCGAACCTGTCAGAACTGGGCTGGTCCGCGCTGGCGGGTGTCGTGCTGCTCTACGTGGAGGTGCAGGGGATCGCCGGTGTGGTGGCGCTGGAGCGCAAGGCGGCGCACCGGTTCCTGGGCATGGGCGAGCGGGAACTGCTGCGGCGGCGCGTCGAGCAGTTGGCGCTGAGCCGGGCGGGGATCGTGGAGGCCGTGGACGCGGAGCGCAGGCGCATCGAACGCGACCTGCACGACGGGGTGCAGCAGCGGCTGGTGGCGCTGGGGATGCTGCTCGGCAGGGCGCGGCGGAACCCGGCGAGGGCGGAGGACCTGCTGCGCCAGGCGCACGAGGAATCGGCGCGGGTGCTGGACGACCTGCGCGAGGTCGCCTGGCGGGTGTACCCGGCGGCGCTCGACTCGCTCGGGCTCGGCGAGGCCGTGGCCGCGGTGGCGGACCGGTCGGCGATCCCGGTGCGCGTCGACTGCCTGCTCGACGGCGACGTGGACGGCCACGTGGAGACCGCCGCGTACTTCGTGGTCTGCGAGGCCGTGACGAACGCGGCGAAGCACTCCGGCGCCACCGGGATCAGCGTGGGGATCAGCAGGGACGACGGGGGAGTGCGCGTGTGGATCGAGGACGACGGGCGCGGGGGAGCGGACCCGCGGGGCGGTGGCCTGGCGGGGTTGGCGCGGCGGGTGTCCGCGCTGGACGGGACGTTCACCGTGAGCAGCCCGGCGGGCGGGCCGACCACGATCACGGCGGAGCTGCCGTGCGGGTGA